ATCCGCGACAGTGATGGCAGGAAACGCTAGAGCACAGATGGTCCTCAGAGAAACCATGAGCTCTGTGGCCTAGTTACCATTTGAATGCTTACACAATTATTGGAGAACAATATTCTACCTAAAAGTATATGAGACAAAGTTATTTTTGCAGGGATGAAACATATTTTCAGCCTAACCAAGAACACATTGTGTAAGACTTTTGTTGTATGAAATAAGATTAGTTTACAATCTACTTCATTAATGTAAACTCCCAAGCTTCTAAAAAAGGTCACATTGGGAGAATGAATTTACACAAGCCAGGCATAGTGTGCTGCCAGCAATAAAGGGGCTTTTCTATATAAATGGATTCTATCTGGAGTTTAGAAAGACATTCTGTCTCAtagaataacccccccccccccccccctgtttgaCATAGTCAAACTtagtagatattgttaatgttctGCTCTCTATATCTTGAGTTTCATTGAACAAAAAGTTGAATATCTGTTTTTTCAATACAGTACAACAATCAAAAGATTCATGTCATATGGTATGAATCACTTGATGTGTGAAATACGATAAAGAAATGGAAAGAACATCTGATCCACAGGAAAAGACGAAAGGCAAGCTAAAGACAAATCAAAAGCCTGGCAGTCTAGACAAGTAGACAGTTGTTATTTTCAAAACACATAGCCAGGAATGATTGGTTACCTGTGGAGAACAGTCAGTTATCATCATATCCCTGAATGGTCTCCATCTGTGATAAACATCAAGGGTTAAATGCATGAGCAACAAAGATTGATGCCGAAAATAGGAAAAACTACTGCATGGCAATATGGCAGCCGTCATGAAAGAATGGGGTTCCATTGGGATTTGGTGGTTATTACACCCAAGGTTCTCTTTTTGCACCTGTCACTTATGCTCTCACAGAGCTGGAATCAATAGCACTAAATGGGGATCAGAGAATCTGAAGATCAGCCTCAACACCTAAGAACCATCTAATAATACCTCCAACTGATGGATTTAGAACCAAGGTCTCTCATCTCACTTTTCACCTTCATGTTTTGTTGCTATGATTTACTTGACAAACTCATGTCTAATTCTGCAGCACATTTCTGAAGTATGAAGAGTGAAGGGAGCACGAAAAGGTCATATAAATCCTTAAGCAGTGCTGACAAGCACCCTTTCTCCCCTTAATTCCCTACACTGTTGTGAAGTTCAGAGctagaaaaacacacaaaccatacGGTATGACAGGGAAGTTTATGACATATTAGCTCCGTGTAAAAATGACACTGTAATTATTCAAATTTGTAAGGGATCGACATTGATGCAGCAGTCTGCTGGCATATTAACCcgtttgtgtttgttttgctgGCGATTCTGTGTTTTCTTACTGGAATAATGGGTGGGCTGGGGTTCAGTCTTCTATCATCTCACAACAACCTCTAACATGTCTCACATGTCTCTCTGGTGATCGGTACCCTACTAGCAGTTTTCATCATCTTGATTGATGACTCCATTTGTGTAACATCTGTTCATTAAAAATGATATGATTTTAAACGCCCCAAATAAACCAGTTTTAACGTACCTCTgccatttctctctctatctctatctttaTCTGTTCCAGGATCTGGAagttgacacagacagacagacagacagaccatggagcggctggttgtgtgtgtgctgctgtgtgtacTTCTGTGTGCGGTGCTGGTGAAGGGCTATAACTGCCCCGGCCGCTGCATCTGCCAGCACCTCTCGCCCACTCTGACTCTGCTCTGTGCTAAGACTGGTCTGCTGTTTGTGCCCCCAACCATCGACCGCAAGACCGTGGAGCTGCGCCTCACAGACAACTTCATCACCATCATCCGCAGGAAAGACTTTTTCAACATGACCAGCCTGGTCCACCTCACCCTGTCCCGTAACACCATCAGCCAGATCACGCCCCATGCCTTCCTGGGCCTGCGCTCCCTACGAGCCCTCCACATGGACGGCAACCGCCTCAGTGTCATCAAGAGCGACCACTTCAAAGGCTTGGTCAACCTCCGCCACCTCATACTGGGGAACAACCAGATCCACCACGTGGCCCCTACCTCCTTTGATGAGTTTGTGTCGACCATCGAGGACCTGGATCTGTCCAACAACAACCTGAGGACCCTGCCCTGGGAGGAGATAGGCAGGATGAGCCACATCAACACCCTCACCCTTGATCACAACCTGATCGATCACATCGGAGCTGGGACTTTCACGCTCCTCACCAAGCTGGTTCGTCTGGATATGACCTCCAACCGGCTGCAGAAGCTACCTCCAGACAGCCTGTTTCAGCACGCCCAGGTGCTGTCAGACGCCAAGGGCTCCAACCCGTCCTCCCTGGCAGTGAGCTTCGGAGGGAACCCTCTCCATTGTAACTGTGAGCTGCTGTGGCTCCGCAGACTGACACGGCACGATGACCTGGAGACATGCGCCTCCCCGGACCACCTCATGGACAAGTACTTCTGGTCCATCCAGGAGGAGGAGTTCATCTGTGAGCCCCCGCTCATCACCAAGAACCTATCCACCAAGCCCTACGTCATGGAGGGCCAGGGGGTCACCCTCAAGTGCAAGGCCATGGGAGACCCAGACCCGGCCATCCACTGGCGCTTCCCAGACGGCAAACTGGTGCACAACAACTCCCGCACCATCCTGTATGACAACGGTACCTTGGACATCCTCATCACCACCCTGAAGGACAGCGGTGCCTTCAACTGTGTGGCCTCCAATGCTGCAGGCATCGCCACAGCTGCCGTGGAGATCAACATGATCCCTCTGCCCCTGTTCGTAAACAACACATTGCACCACATGCGCGAGGCTGATCGGGGCCTCTCTGACATCACCACCTCCTCCAAGTCAGGCAACGACACCAAGGGCCATGACAAGCACCAGGacaggagggtggtggtggtCGAGTTGACCTCCTCCTCGGCTGTGATTCGCTGGCCCTCCGAGCGCCACATCCCAGGCATCAGGATGTACCAGATTCAGTACAACAGCACTGCAGACGACACACTGGTTTACAGGTAAGCCATGTGGGGGCTGGTGCTGGAGGAATGGGAGCACTAGGGCTGGAGGACTGGAGCTGGTGGAAAGGGGGTTTAGTgcagcagctactcctcctggggtccacataaaacgtacaaatacatgacaagtatagaacagttatagacaaggACATTCAATTCAACAAAAAAAGGGGGTGCGGGTGGGGATGAGGCTGCGGTGGGGTGGGGTTCTGAACCAGCTCTGGAGACGTTCTGAGCCATCTGGAATGCCCATCTGCTGAATGGCATGACAGTCCATTATAATACATCCATAACTCCCAGAGCTGAATAGGTGCTGTATGATTAATTATGTCACTACATTTAAGTATGCACAAAATATATTGTGGTTTAGGGATAAAAGAGGGTATGAACAGACCATACGTTGATTAAAATTGATACAAATGCATAGTATGACTTTACATTTCCAGTTTATTAGCTCTAAGCCTATGAGAAAACAAAGATTACACGATTAAGACATATGACTTGGCCTTTAGAgagtaattataaactgggtggtacaagccctgaatgctgattggctgacagccgtataccacgggtatgacaaaacatttatttttactgctctaattatgttgataaccagtttataatagcaataaggcatctctggggtttgtgatatatggccaatataccacggctaagggctgtatccaggcaatcCACGTTGCACATTTTTTAAGAACAGCCctttaccacaccccctcaggccttattgcttaaacataCCCTTTTGTCTCAATTATTATCCAGGTTCAGCAGGCACTATCACATCCCATTCCTTAACCCCAACCCAACAATAACCCCTTCCCTTAACATAATCCCAATAGGACATAATTGTGCCTAGGACACCCGTGAGTCAGATTCTGGGACATGAGCATGCTAACTTCTGCAGATAGAGGCTTCTCACATTTTAATTACTATCAGTGGAACATTAGGGTAACCCTGTTTAATATGATAGATATTAAAACATGTAAATTATTTCACATTGATGAATGACTCATGTCTACTccaattaaataattaatttcaGTCCATCTTAAAAGAGAAAttcagtgtattcggaaagtattcagacctcttgactttttccacatttgtttacgttacatccttattctaaaatgtattaaatagttttttccctcatcaatctacacacaataccccataatgacaaagcaaaaacaggttaaagaaatatcacatttgcataagtattcagaccctttactcagtactttgttgaagcacctttggtgccaaagatgcttcaacaaagtactgaataaagggtctgaatacttatgtaaatgtgatatttctttaagcccggatttgaacccgatccaacatctctggggagacctgaaaatagctgtgtagcgacactccccatccaccctgacagagcttgagaggatctgcagagaaaaatggggaaaaactctccaaatacaggtgtgccaaacttgaggcgtcatacccaagaagactcgaggctgtaatttaCATGGATCAGGTTCAAATCTgggctccggctgggccacttaaggacattcagagacttgtcccgaagccactcctgcgttgtctttgctacgtatgtgcttagggttgttgtcctgttggaaggtgaaccttcatcctgggcgctctggagcaggtttacatcaaggatctctctgtactttgctccgttcatctttccctcgatcctgactagtctcccagtctcgcCGCTGaagaatatccccacagcatgatactgccaccaccatgcttcaccatagggatggtgccaggtttcctccagacgtgacgcttggcatttgggggccaaagagttcaatcttggtttcatcagaccagtgaattgccttttggcaaactccaagcgtgctgtcatgtgccttttactgaggagtggcttccgtctggccactcaaccataaaggcctgattggttgagtgctgcagagaaggttgtctttctgtaaggttctcctatctccacagaggaactctggagctctgtcagagtgaccatcaggttcttggtcacctccctgaccaaggcccttctccccgaccaaggcccttctcccctgattgctcagttttgctgggcggccagctttaggaatagtcttggaggttccaaactttttccatttaagaatgatggaggcctctgtgttcttggggaccttccccagatctgtgcctcgactcaatcctgtcttggagctccacgagcaattccttcgacctcatggcttggtttttgctctgacatgcactgtcaactgtgggaccttatatagacaggtgtgtgcctttccaaatcatgtccaatcaattgaatttaccacagttggactccaatccagttgtagaaacatctcaaggatgatcaatggaaacaggatgcacctgagctcaatttcgagtctcatagcaaagggcctgaatacttatgtaaataagatatttctgttttttatttgtaacacatttgcaaacatttctaaaaacctgttttcactttgttattatggggtattgtgtgtagattgatgaggatttttatttatttaatcaattttataataaggctgtaaccaaacaaaatgtagaaaaagggaaggggtctgaatactttctgattgcaCAGTATGTGCTAACACTGCCATTTTGTATTACTCATTCAAATACCCTTATTGAATTGAGAGTACTTAGGTCTATTGGATGTGTGTCTATTTGACCCAGCACCACCAATACCGGGGCACAAATTAAAACAGTGAACTGGAAAGTTTTCTCAAAGGAATCAAAAGGTCAAGTTTAAAGCTGTCGTTGTTGTTGGTTGACTTTGCTAATTTTATCGTTTCTGATTTAATTAGCTATTCTCCTGTATAATGTTCTCCCCTGTGTTTAAACAGTGACCTGCGTGTTGTTTAGTCTTTAGGTGATATATTATTACCTACAAGTGACAACCATCAAAGTGTTCCTTGAGGGGAAAATTGTCATGTTTCTAATTATATTAACACAGATGTCCGCCTAAAGACAACGTCTTTCTCCTTCATGTTCACAGACAATGTGTTTATTTCACACAACATCAAACTTGGGCATTTGGCCAGAAGCCTGCGTTGTCTTTCCTTGAAGATGTTGTgacatatacaatatatatatatatatagtgatggCTTGTTTGTCACCTTGCTGTTTAACTTTTGCAATCATAGTATACATAAAATGCTGGGGGAGATATTTTGCACTGTCACCATGTAACATTGCCTAGAAGTCAAGTGTCAGCACTGTTGTCTTTACTTGGGCTCCAAATATATGGGAGATATTTAAAGCCTCACTGGAGCTGAAGTAAGTTGGCATGGCTGTCTTTTTTCAGTGTTTTTTCAAACACCTTAGTGTCAGGTTAAATCTTCTTACGTGCATGCCGTTAATGGGAATGCAGTGTGACAATGTCTGGCACTCTTTTGTTCCATACAGCATATTGGTGGTAACTGAAGGGGGCAGTCAAAACTGCCCTGGCAAAGCTAACCTTCACCACTCATGTATTCCTTACTTTTTTCTGCAGAATGATCCCTTCCACCAGTAAGACCTTTCTGATCAACGACCTGGCGGCGGGCCGGGAGTATGACCTGTGTGTCCTGGCGGTGTACGACGACGGCATCACCTCTCTGACGGCCACGCGCGTGGTGGGCTGTGTCCAGTTCCACACGGCCAGCGAGGTCAGCCAGTGCCGCTTCATCCACAGCCAGTTTCTGGGCGGCACCATGATAATCATCATTGGCGGCATCATCGTGGCTTCAGTGCTGGTGTTTATCATCATCCTCATGATCCGCTACAAAGCCCACAGCAGCCCAGAGGACAGCAAGGTCAAGGTCAGCTCCAGCATGCACTCCCAGACCAACGGCAGCCAGCACAGACTCCAGCGCTCCACCTCCAAACAGCCTTCTGAGGACAGCCACCAGAGAGAAGCCCAAACAGTGGCAGCCAAGGAGTGCATGGCCCTGGTGCTGAAGGTCGATAGTGACAAGAGGGAGTGGGACACTCCTCTGGCCACCACAGCCATCCTGGAAGTGGAGCTGCCCCCCCTGCTCACGGACAAGGTGAGGAGGACCAGCCTGGACGCCCAGCGCTCTGGATCTGGCCCCCCGTcagaggacacacagacagaaagcagCCTGACGGGCTCCACAATGTCCTTGTGTCTCTTAGGTCCCAACGCCGGCACTAAGGAGGCCCCCAGGCTCAAGGACAAGAAGAGCGCCCTGGCCAACATGGGGTTTAATAATGAGCTGGCACGAACTAGGCACAGGTTCAGCTTTGACGGGGGAGACTACTCCATATTTCAGAGCCACAGTTACCCCCGCAGAGCGCGGACGAGGCGGCACAAGTCTACAAACCAGCTCAACGTGGAGTCCTCGCCGCTCGCTAACCGGAGAGTCACTTTCAGCAGCACTGAATGGATGCTAGAGAGCACAGTGTAAGAGATACAACCTGGCCTCTCTGGTTctctcaaagacacacacacacacacacacacacacaccaacagtttGACACATTTACACATCTAACAAATAAAgctacatgcatacacacacagactcagagaGTTGCTAGAGAAGAACACAGTCCCCTTTCATCCTGCCTCCCCTCATACTCCCAGAGCGACACAGAGAGTTGTCGGCCATTTCATTAGTTTCTGCAGCagtgccttattctaaaatatgtaCGAATGGAGGATGCTGCTCATTGTAGTCATTAACTTTCCTTTCTATCATGGTTTTCCCCCTGTTTCATGGGGAGTGATTCTTTGAGATTTTTTTGTTCTATGACATGCCAAGGGTTGGGGCAGTTGTAACTTTTCCTTGTTAAAAAGACCCCACTGTAAAGTGAACAACCAGGTATCCTGTATGTTGATCATCCTTTGGGTTCTTTCAAAGACTTTTGCACACGAAGACACGACGATACGAGAACAAGTATCACACCAGTCTATACAGTAATAAAAAGATTATAGAACTATACACATGCCGATTTCAAACGTTAGCAGAGAGGATGGACCTGAAAAACCTGTGGACTCCTCCATGCTGGTTGGACTGTATGATATTACTAGCTATTGTTCCTGATGTGACTGTATATTAATCGGTATTGTATCTGGCTGGTCtagataaaaaacaaaaaaaatacatatagaaGTATATTAAAAACATTGGTGTATGTGTACTATATAAGTCATATGTCACAACTTTTTACTGAGCATTTGGGTGTTGGCCACAAGTTTTTACATTAAAAACCTGCGTCCTCACACTTCCCC
This genomic interval from Salvelinus sp. IW2-2015 linkage group LG22, ASM291031v2, whole genome shotgun sequence contains the following:
- the LOC111949623 gene encoding leucine-rich repeat and fibronectin type III domain-containing protein 1-like gives rise to the protein MERLVVCVLLCVLLCAVLVKGYNCPGRCICQHLSPTLTLLCAKTGLLFVPPTIDRKTVELRLTDNFITIIRRKDFFNMTSLVHLTLSRNTISQITPHAFLGLRSLRALHMDGNRLSVIKSDHFKGLVNLRHLILGNNQIHHVAPTSFDEFVSTIEDLDLSNNNLRTLPWEEIGRMSHINTLTLDHNLIDHIGAGTFTLLTKLVRLDMTSNRLQKLPPDSLFQHAQVLSDAKGSNPSSLAVSFGGNPLHCNCELLWLRRLTRHDDLETCASPDHLMDKYFWSIQEEEFICEPPLITKNLSTKPYVMEGQGVTLKCKAMGDPDPAIHWRFPDGKLVHNNSRTILYDNGTLDILITTLKDSGAFNCVASNAAGIATAAVEINMIPLPLFVNNTLHHMREADRGLSDITTSSKSGNDTKGHDKHQDRRVVVVELTSSSAVIRWPSERHIPGIRMYQIQYNSTADDTLVYRMIPSTSKTFLINDLAAGREYDLCVLAVYDDGITSLTATRVVGCVQFHTASEVSQCRFIHSQFLGGTMIIIIGGIIVASVLVFIIILMIRYKAHSSPEDSKVKVSSSMHSQTNGSQHRLQRSTSKQPSEDSHQREAQTVAAKECMALVLKVDSDKREWDTPLATTAILEVELPPLLTDKVRRTSLDAQRSGSGPPSEDTQTESSLTGSTMSLCLLGPNAGTKEAPRLKDKKSALANMGFNNELARTRHRFSFDGGDYSIFQSHSYPRRARTRRHKSTNQLNVESSPLANRRVTFSSTEWMLESTV